In Puntigrus tetrazona isolate hp1 chromosome 18, ASM1883169v1, whole genome shotgun sequence, one genomic interval encodes:
- the LOC122363004 gene encoding neprilysin-like isoform X2 yields MADNNTQKKKPSWTSLEIGLLTIVSLLFVIIVALITLFITQGGKDGVCITADCTRSASRLIENMDPTVNPCDNFYQYACGGWLKKNIIPETSSRYSTFDILRDELEVVLKGVLEREESGSSSSQTKAKVLYRSCTNESLIEQRGGMPLLTVLPDVFEWPIATDDWDTNYGMNWRAEDAIAKLNEKYGKQVLISFFIGTDDRDSNAHIIHFDQPSLGLSSRDYYVCTGPYEEACVTYENFMTDLAKLIRTDRGLEVNDTNIRQEVARVMMMEKEIANATDTTEDRNNPVLLYNKTPLEILNNNFTLEFDSKVFNWTLFTNKIMDTVGIPITDSEEVIVYAPNYFKRLNPVLAKYTKRDVQNYMVWRFVMNLVVGLSRTYRETRKAFRKAIYGTTSEPAVWRQCAIYVNNNMENAVGRLYVEEAFAGDSKYMMDEMITNIREVFVSNLDDLAWMDAETKKAAEEKARAIRERIGFSENIMNNTYLDQEYQDLSYNAEEYFENILKNLEFGQKKRLKKLRIKVNKEEWITGAAVVNAFYSSSRNQIVFPAGILQPPFFGKGQPWSLNYGGIGMVIGHEITHGFDDNGRNFDKDGDLKDWWTSSSTQKFHELSKCIVDQYGSYSWDLANGQNLNGNNTLGENIADNGGIRQSYQAYQNYVKKHGKEAPLPGIDLNHEQLFFLNFAQVWCGTHRKEHAVNSIKTDVHSPGKFRVLGSLQNFPEFAKAFQCQKNTNMVPEKICRVW; encoded by the exons ATGGCTGACAACAACACTCAGAAAAAAAAGCCCAGCTGGACCTCACTGGAGATCGGTCTTCTGACAATTGTTTCTCTGCTGTTTGTCATTATCGTGGCTCTCATCACCCTCTTCATCACACAGGGTGGCAAAG ATGGAGTCTGCATAACAGCTGACTGTACACGTTCAG CATCCCGCCTCATTGAGAACATGGACCCCACAGTAAACCCCTGTGACAACTTCTACCAGTATGCCTGCGGTGGCTGGCTGAAGAAGAACATCATACCTGAGACCAGTTCACGTTACAGTACCTTTGACATTCTCAGAGATGAACTGGAGGTGGTACTCAAAG GAGTGctggagagagaagagagtggAAGCAGTAGCTCACAGACCAAAGCCAAAGTCCTCTACAGGTCCTGCACTAATGAGA GCCTCATTGAACAGAGAGGTGGGATGCCTCTGCTTACAGTGCTGCCAGATGTCTTTGAGTGGCCTATAGCAACAGATGATTGGGACACCAACTATG GAATGAATTGGCGAGCGGAAGATGCCATAGCCAAACTGAATGAGAAATATGGAAAGCAAGTCctaattagcttttttattgGTACAGATGACAGAGACTCCAATGCACACATCATTCAT TTTGATCAGCCAAGTCTTGGTCTCTCCTCAAGAGACTACTATGTGTGCACCGGACCATATGAGGAG GCCTGTGTTACATATGAGAACTTCATGACTGACTTGGCAAAGCTTATCCGAACAGACCGGGGGCTGGAGGTCAATGACACCAATATCAGGCAAGAGGTTGCCCGGGTGATGATGATGGAAAAGGAAATTGCAAAT GCAACAGACACAACAGAGGACAGAAACAACCCAGTTCTGCTTTACAACAAGACGCCTCTGGAGATCCTGAATAACAACTTCACTTTGGAGTTTGATtccaag GTGTTCAACTGGACGCTCTTCACTAATAAGATCATGGACACAGTTGGCATTCCCATTACAGACAGTGAGGAGGTCATTGTGTATGCACCAAACTATTTTAAGAGGCTGAACCCTGTCCTTGCCAAGTACACAAAGAG GGATGTTCAGAACTACATGGTGTGGCGTTTCGTTATGAATCTGGTAGTTGGTTTGAGCAGGACATACAGGGAGACAAGAAAGGCATTCAGAAAG GCTATCTATGGGACCACCTCTGAACCAGCAGTTTGGAGACAGTGTGCCATCTATGTGAACAACAATATGGAGAACGCTGTGGGGAGACTGTACGTGGAGGAAGCCTTTGCAGGAGATAGCAAATACATG ATGGATGAGATGATCACTAACATCAGAGAGGTATTTGTGAGTAATCTTGATGATTTAGCTTGGATGGATGCTGAAACTAAGAAAGCTGCAGAAGAGAAG GCACGAGCAATCAGAGAAAGAATTGGTTTCTCAGAAAACATCATGAACAACACATACCTGGACCAGGAATACCAAGAT TTAAGCTACAATGCAGAAGAATACTTTGAGAACATTCTAAAGAACTTGGAGTTTGGTCAAAAGAAACGCCTAAAGAAACTGCGAATCAAAGTGAACAAAGAAGA GTGGATCACAGGAGCTGCTGTTGTCAATGCATTCTACTCATCTAGCAGAAACCAAATAG TATTTCCTGCAGGTATTCTTCAGCCTCCATTCTTTGGTAAAGGTCAGCCCTGGTCTCTGAACTATGGTGGCATTGGGATGGTCATTGGGCATGAGATCACTCATGGTTTTGATGACAATG GACGTAATTTTGATAAAGACGGTGACCTAAAAGACTGGTGGACTTCGTCTTCGACTCAGAAATTTCATGAGCTTTCCAAATGCATTGTGGACCAATATGGAAGCTACTCTTGGGATTTGGCGAATGgacaaaat TTAAATGGGAATAATACCCTTGGGGAGAACATTGCTGACAACGGGGGCATTCGTCAGTCGTATCAA GCCTATCAGAACTATGTgaaaaaacatggaaaagaaGCTCCTCTGCCTGGAATTGACCTCAATCACGAACAACTCTTTTTCCTGAACTTTGCAcag gttTGGTGTGGAACACATAGAAAAGAACATGCTGTCAACTCCATCAAAACTGATGTCCACAGTCCAGGGAAGTTTAG AGTCCTTGGGTCATTGCAGAACTTCCCAGAGTTTGCCAAAGCTTTCCAATGCCAGAAAAACACCAACATGGTGCCTGAGAAGATTTGCAGAGTGTGGTGA
- the LOC122363004 gene encoding neprilysin-like isoform X1, with amino-acid sequence MFDRLVMPIYIIDRKFPETPGEFLQAAPEGQQTMADNNTQKKKPSWTSLEIGLLTIVSLLFVIIVALITLFITQGGKDGVCITADCTRSASRLIENMDPTVNPCDNFYQYACGGWLKKNIIPETSSRYSTFDILRDELEVVLKGVLEREESGSSSSQTKAKVLYRSCTNESLIEQRGGMPLLTVLPDVFEWPIATDDWDTNYGMNWRAEDAIAKLNEKYGKQVLISFFIGTDDRDSNAHIIHFDQPSLGLSSRDYYVCTGPYEEACVTYENFMTDLAKLIRTDRGLEVNDTNIRQEVARVMMMEKEIANATDTTEDRNNPVLLYNKTPLEILNNNFTLEFDSKVFNWTLFTNKIMDTVGIPITDSEEVIVYAPNYFKRLNPVLAKYTKRDVQNYMVWRFVMNLVVGLSRTYRETRKAFRKAIYGTTSEPAVWRQCAIYVNNNMENAVGRLYVEEAFAGDSKYMMDEMITNIREVFVSNLDDLAWMDAETKKAAEEKARAIRERIGFSENIMNNTYLDQEYQDLSYNAEEYFENILKNLEFGQKKRLKKLRIKVNKEEWITGAAVVNAFYSSSRNQIVFPAGILQPPFFGKGQPWSLNYGGIGMVIGHEITHGFDDNGRNFDKDGDLKDWWTSSSTQKFHELSKCIVDQYGSYSWDLANGQNLNGNNTLGENIADNGGIRQSYQAYQNYVKKHGKEAPLPGIDLNHEQLFFLNFAQVWCGTHRKEHAVNSIKTDVHSPGKFRVLGSLQNFPEFAKAFQCQKNTNMVPEKICRVW; translated from the exons ATGTTTGATCGGTTGGTGATGCCCATTTATATCATCGATCGCAAATTTCCAGAGACACCTG GTGAGTTTCTACAGGCTGCCCCAGAGGGACAGCAGACCATGGCTGACAACAACACTCAGAAAAAAAAGCCCAGCTGGACCTCACTGGAGATCGGTCTTCTGACAATTGTTTCTCTGCTGTTTGTCATTATCGTGGCTCTCATCACCCTCTTCATCACACAGGGTGGCAAAG ATGGAGTCTGCATAACAGCTGACTGTACACGTTCAG CATCCCGCCTCATTGAGAACATGGACCCCACAGTAAACCCCTGTGACAACTTCTACCAGTATGCCTGCGGTGGCTGGCTGAAGAAGAACATCATACCTGAGACCAGTTCACGTTACAGTACCTTTGACATTCTCAGAGATGAACTGGAGGTGGTACTCAAAG GAGTGctggagagagaagagagtggAAGCAGTAGCTCACAGACCAAAGCCAAAGTCCTCTACAGGTCCTGCACTAATGAGA GCCTCATTGAACAGAGAGGTGGGATGCCTCTGCTTACAGTGCTGCCAGATGTCTTTGAGTGGCCTATAGCAACAGATGATTGGGACACCAACTATG GAATGAATTGGCGAGCGGAAGATGCCATAGCCAAACTGAATGAGAAATATGGAAAGCAAGTCctaattagcttttttattgGTACAGATGACAGAGACTCCAATGCACACATCATTCAT TTTGATCAGCCAAGTCTTGGTCTCTCCTCAAGAGACTACTATGTGTGCACCGGACCATATGAGGAG GCCTGTGTTACATATGAGAACTTCATGACTGACTTGGCAAAGCTTATCCGAACAGACCGGGGGCTGGAGGTCAATGACACCAATATCAGGCAAGAGGTTGCCCGGGTGATGATGATGGAAAAGGAAATTGCAAAT GCAACAGACACAACAGAGGACAGAAACAACCCAGTTCTGCTTTACAACAAGACGCCTCTGGAGATCCTGAATAACAACTTCACTTTGGAGTTTGATtccaag GTGTTCAACTGGACGCTCTTCACTAATAAGATCATGGACACAGTTGGCATTCCCATTACAGACAGTGAGGAGGTCATTGTGTATGCACCAAACTATTTTAAGAGGCTGAACCCTGTCCTTGCCAAGTACACAAAGAG GGATGTTCAGAACTACATGGTGTGGCGTTTCGTTATGAATCTGGTAGTTGGTTTGAGCAGGACATACAGGGAGACAAGAAAGGCATTCAGAAAG GCTATCTATGGGACCACCTCTGAACCAGCAGTTTGGAGACAGTGTGCCATCTATGTGAACAACAATATGGAGAACGCTGTGGGGAGACTGTACGTGGAGGAAGCCTTTGCAGGAGATAGCAAATACATG ATGGATGAGATGATCACTAACATCAGAGAGGTATTTGTGAGTAATCTTGATGATTTAGCTTGGATGGATGCTGAAACTAAGAAAGCTGCAGAAGAGAAG GCACGAGCAATCAGAGAAAGAATTGGTTTCTCAGAAAACATCATGAACAACACATACCTGGACCAGGAATACCAAGAT TTAAGCTACAATGCAGAAGAATACTTTGAGAACATTCTAAAGAACTTGGAGTTTGGTCAAAAGAAACGCCTAAAGAAACTGCGAATCAAAGTGAACAAAGAAGA GTGGATCACAGGAGCTGCTGTTGTCAATGCATTCTACTCATCTAGCAGAAACCAAATAG TATTTCCTGCAGGTATTCTTCAGCCTCCATTCTTTGGTAAAGGTCAGCCCTGGTCTCTGAACTATGGTGGCATTGGGATGGTCATTGGGCATGAGATCACTCATGGTTTTGATGACAATG GACGTAATTTTGATAAAGACGGTGACCTAAAAGACTGGTGGACTTCGTCTTCGACTCAGAAATTTCATGAGCTTTCCAAATGCATTGTGGACCAATATGGAAGCTACTCTTGGGATTTGGCGAATGgacaaaat TTAAATGGGAATAATACCCTTGGGGAGAACATTGCTGACAACGGGGGCATTCGTCAGTCGTATCAA GCCTATCAGAACTATGTgaaaaaacatggaaaagaaGCTCCTCTGCCTGGAATTGACCTCAATCACGAACAACTCTTTTTCCTGAACTTTGCAcag gttTGGTGTGGAACACATAGAAAAGAACATGCTGTCAACTCCATCAAAACTGATGTCCACAGTCCAGGGAAGTTTAG AGTCCTTGGGTCATTGCAGAACTTCCCAGAGTTTGCCAAAGCTTTCCAATGCCAGAAAAACACCAACATGGTGCCTGAGAAGATTTGCAGAGTGTGGTGA